A single Longimicrobiales bacterium DNA region contains:
- a CDS encoding segregation/condensation protein A, with the protein MVEAERPVANADGAFVVELDRFSGPLDLLLHLIREQDIDVFDIPIAQITEQFLRAVRAVEQLGLDRAGEFLEMAATLVRIKAQMLLPRRAGAEGELEDPRAELVRRLLEYEHFREASLRLAEAEADRARRYTRGHVPPRSAPKVATELELTWEEVYAGALRLNERPKGPEDHVILARAVPIEDKIGLIVQTLARIARVEFRRLVQPFDKLHGVVTFMAGLELAKRRQVAMRQSEPFAEIWLYRRKDVEADASDADH; encoded by the coding sequence GTGGTTGAAGCAGAAAGACCGGTCGCGAACGCGGACGGCGCCTTCGTCGTTGAGCTGGACCGCTTTTCGGGTCCGCTGGACCTGCTGCTGCACCTGATCCGCGAGCAGGATATCGACGTTTTCGATATCCCGATCGCGCAGATCACTGAGCAGTTCCTGCGCGCCGTACGGGCGGTGGAGCAGCTGGGGCTGGACCGGGCGGGCGAGTTCCTCGAGATGGCGGCGACCCTGGTACGCATCAAGGCGCAGATGCTGCTGCCGCGGCGGGCCGGAGCGGAGGGCGAGCTCGAGGATCCGCGGGCCGAGCTGGTGCGGCGGCTGCTGGAGTATGAGCATTTCCGGGAGGCCTCGCTCAGGCTCGCGGAGGCGGAGGCGGACAGGGCGCGTCGCTACACGCGAGGTCACGTGCCGCCGCGATCGGCGCCGAAGGTGGCGACCGAGCTGGAGCTGACGTGGGAAGAGGTCTACGCGGGCGCGCTGCGGCTCAACGAGCGGCCGAAGGGTCCCGAGGATCACGTGATTCTTGCGCGTGCGGTTCCGATCGAGGACAAGATCGGTCTCATCGTGCAGACGCTCGCGCGTATCGCGCGGGTCGAGTTCCGTCGTCTGGTGCAGCCGTTCGACAAGCTGCATGGTGTGGTGACGTTCATGGCAGGTCTCGAGCTGGCGAAGCGGCGGCAGGTCGCGATGAGGCAGAGCGAGCCGTTTGCAGAGATATGGCTGTACAGAAGGAAGGACGTGGAGGCGGATGCGTCTGACGCAGATCATTGA
- the scpB gene encoding SMC-Scp complex subunit ScpB, with product MRLTQIIESLLFASDAPLSAADLSRVDERLDEDTVEAVIQELRAEYELSERSFQIYEVGGGFQLLTRPEFVTVLERYDSVPQPSRLSAPALEVLAIIAYRQPLGRAEIEDIRGVGSSGVLRTLQERSLIEPVARGEGLGRPLLYGTTQKFLEHFGFRSLEDLPRPDELPVVLRDRTPATTLPLEEGDVPAGGAAADAETGQQPASETGAAGQPDAGNEAAAEAAAPDAAPPVQRASDGAASEVDAAGIEDSKIQGAADDEPGADVEEQSFDADVAQDVEPGTVTLDAGAGGEADGEPLAATETDVAESSSVGDTELDEVSSQR from the coding sequence ATGCGTCTGACGCAGATCATTGAATCACTGCTGTTCGCGAGCGACGCACCTCTGTCGGCGGCGGACCTGTCGCGTGTGGACGAGCGTCTCGATGAGGACACGGTCGAGGCGGTCATCCAGGAGCTGCGCGCCGAATACGAGCTGAGCGAGCGATCGTTCCAGATCTACGAGGTGGGTGGCGGCTTTCAGCTGCTCACTCGCCCGGAATTCGTGACGGTGCTGGAGCGCTATGACAGCGTGCCGCAGCCGTCACGACTGTCCGCACCCGCACTCGAAGTCCTGGCGATCATCGCGTATCGCCAGCCACTCGGCCGTGCCGAGATCGAAGACATCCGGGGTGTCGGCTCGAGCGGCGTTCTGCGCACGCTCCAGGAGCGCAGTCTGATCGAGCCGGTGGCGCGCGGCGAGGGGCTCGGCCGACCGCTGCTGTACGGTACGACGCAGAAGTTCCTGGAGCATTTCGGGTTCCGCTCCCTCGAGGATCTGCCGCGGCCGGACGAGCTGCCGGTCGTGCTGCGGGACCGCACGCCCGCCACCACGCTGCCGCTGGAGGAGGGCGATGTCCCGGCGGGCGGCGCCGCAGCGGATGCGGAGACCGGTCAGCAACCCGCCAGTGAGACCGGTGCGGCCGGTCAGCCGGACGCCGGAAACGAAGCCGCGGCGGAGGCTGCTGCTCCGGATGCGGCTCCCCCGGTCCAGCGTGCGTCGGATGGCGCGGCGTCGGAGGTCGACGCCGCCGGCATTGAGGACAGTAAGATCCAGGGCGCTGCGGACGACGAGCCCGGGGCGGACGTTGAGGAGCAGTCCTTCGACGCCGACGTCGCGCAGGATGTCGAGCCGGGCACAGTGACGCTCGATGCCGGGGCCGGCGGCGAAGCTGATGGTGAGCCGCTGGCGGCTACCGAGACTGATGTCGCTGAATCCTCGTCCGTCGGGGACACGGAGCTCGACGAGGTCTCGTCGCAGCGGTGA
- a CDS encoding HD domain-containing protein has product MTSAADPTPREWIGDRPFPWPPAHSHADLEDITACYAIHSLTVGRTRNDAPFLKLHLTDCYGSVEARMWEGVESVADVLRPGMYVGVRGRLERYQAERQLKVEEIAPLRVELDDLVLFLPRSARGAEHMDAELSAAIGSIGDAGLRTLLHVLLGADTDTGHAFRLAPAAKQNHHAYLGGLLEHTLSVVRVCELLAGHYGPVIDRDLLIAGALLHDIGKVREIGARAGFPYTDEGKLLGHILIGLQMVSDAAGSVAALPPSRLLLLQHLIASHQGRYEWQSPREPRTLEAIVLHYADDLDAKLNQAGSLLDAVPAGWTAYDRNFGRDFLRHHNLSPLAMPEAPTPRLRDEAPTPTERRNDPPGVRPDADNAAGSPTEPPSEEDPAARNAALDTLDLFDSH; this is encoded by the coding sequence GTGACCAGCGCGGCGGATCCGACGCCGCGGGAATGGATCGGTGACCGACCGTTCCCCTGGCCGCCCGCCCACAGCCATGCGGACCTCGAGGACATCACAGCCTGCTACGCGATCCACTCGCTCACCGTCGGCCGTACCCGCAATGACGCCCCCTTCCTGAAGCTGCACCTGACCGACTGCTACGGCAGCGTCGAGGCACGCATGTGGGAGGGTGTGGAATCGGTGGCGGACGTGCTGCGTCCGGGAATGTACGTCGGCGTGCGCGGTCGGCTCGAGCGCTACCAGGCGGAGCGGCAGCTCAAGGTGGAGGAGATCGCTCCGCTCCGTGTCGAGCTCGATGACCTCGTCCTGTTCCTGCCGCGGTCGGCCCGCGGCGCGGAGCACATGGACGCCGAGCTGAGTGCTGCCATCGGCTCCATTGGTGATGCCGGCCTGCGCACGCTGCTGCACGTGCTGCTCGGCGCGGACACAGATACCGGCCACGCGTTCCGTCTCGCTCCGGCTGCCAAGCAGAACCACCATGCATACCTCGGTGGCCTGCTCGAGCACACGCTCTCCGTCGTCCGCGTATGCGAGCTCCTGGCCGGCCACTACGGCCCGGTCATCGACCGTGACCTGCTCATCGCAGGTGCTCTCCTGCACGATATCGGGAAGGTCCGCGAGATCGGCGCACGGGCAGGCTTCCCATATACCGACGAGGGCAAGCTCCTCGGGCACATCCTGATCGGGCTGCAGATGGTGAGCGACGCGGCCGGCAGCGTGGCCGCGCTGCCACCCTCGCGGCTGCTGCTGCTCCAGCATCTGATCGCCAGCCACCAGGGCCGCTACGAGTGGCAGAGCCCGCGCGAGCCGCGGACCCTCGAAGCCATCGTGCTCCACTACGCCGATGACCTCGACGCCAAGCTCAACCAGGCCGGGTCGCTCCTCGACGCGGTGCCGGCCGGCTGGACCGCATACGACCGCAATTTCGGCCGCGATTTCCTCAGGCACCACAATCTCAGCCCGCTAGCGATGCCCGAGGCGCCCACCCCCCGGCTCCGCGATGAGGCTCCCACGCCGACAGAGCGTCGGAATGACCCGCCCGGCGTCCGACCGGACGCCGACAACGCGGCCGGCTCGCCCACCGAGCCGCCGTCGGAAGAGGACCCCGCAGCGCGCAATGCCGCCCTCGACACGCTCGACCTGTTCGACTCGCACTGA
- a CDS encoding dihydroorotase produces the protein MASEARASGARPLLLRGGRVIDPAAGQDGVADVLLRDGRVTDVGSDLGRPDDAEIVDVAGLIVCPGLIDLHVHLREPGQEHKETIATGARAAAAGGFTAVCAMPNTDPPIDDPAAVGFVRAQGIRAGSARVYPTGAVSIGQKGERLTEIGEMIDAGAVAITDDGRPVPSAGLMRLALEYARTFGIPVASHCEDVTLSRGGSMNEGMMSTRLGLIGIPNAAEDVCIARDLLLAGLTGGRLHIQHVTTSGGVEMIRAAKARGIPVTAEATPHHFTLTDDAVESYRTNAKVNPPLRTAADRAAVIEGVRDGTLDVIATDHAPHHYDEKEQAFEDAPFGLIGLETALGLAITELVERAVIDLPTLVMRMSTQPARAFNLPGGTLGRDAPADVTVFDPAWEWTVDPKLLRSKSRNTPFTGRQLRGRAVYTIVEGRIVHDAAADRP, from the coding sequence ATGGCGAGTGAAGCACGCGCGTCAGGTGCCCGGCCGCTGCTCCTGCGCGGCGGCCGCGTCATTGATCCCGCCGCCGGACAGGACGGCGTGGCGGACGTGCTGCTGCGCGATGGCCGCGTCACGGACGTGGGCTCCGATCTGGGGCGCCCGGACGACGCGGAGATCGTGGATGTGGCCGGCCTCATCGTGTGCCCGGGTCTCATCGATCTGCACGTGCACCTGCGCGAGCCCGGACAGGAGCACAAGGAGACGATCGCAACCGGTGCCCGTGCGGCCGCGGCCGGCGGCTTTACGGCAGTGTGCGCGATGCCCAATACCGACCCGCCCATCGATGATCCCGCCGCGGTCGGCTTCGTGCGCGCGCAGGGCATTCGCGCGGGCAGTGCGCGCGTGTACCCTACGGGTGCCGTCTCGATCGGCCAGAAGGGCGAGCGGCTGACGGAGATCGGTGAGATGATCGATGCGGGCGCTGTGGCCATCACCGATGACGGCCGCCCCGTGCCGAGCGCGGGACTGATGCGTCTGGCGCTGGAGTACGCGCGCACCTTCGGCATCCCCGTCGCTAGCCACTGCGAGGACGTGACGCTCTCGCGCGGCGGCTCGATGAACGAGGGTATGATGTCGACGCGGCTCGGCCTGATCGGCATCCCGAACGCCGCGGAAGACGTCTGCATTGCGCGTGACCTGCTGCTCGCCGGCCTGACGGGCGGCCGCCTCCACATCCAGCACGTCACTACGAGCGGCGGCGTCGAGATGATCCGTGCGGCAAAGGCGCGTGGCATACCCGTCACGGCGGAGGCGACTCCCCATCACTTCACGCTCACCGATGACGCCGTCGAATCGTATCGCACGAACGCGAAGGTGAATCCACCGCTCCGAACGGCTGCGGACCGTGCCGCCGTGATCGAGGGCGTGCGGGACGGCACGCTGGATGTGATTGCCACGGACCACGCCCCGCATCACTACGACGAGAAGGAGCAGGCCTTCGAGGACGCGCCGTTCGGCCTGATCGGTCTCGAGACTGCCCTCGGTCTCGCCATCACCGAGCTCGTCGAGCGCGCCGTCATCGATCTGCCGACACTCGTGATGCGCATGAGCACGCAGCCCGCCCGCGCCTTCAACCTGCCCGGCGGCACGCTCGGACGCGACGCACCGGCCGATGTCACGGTATTCGATCCCGCGTGGGAATGGACGGTCGATCCGAAGCTGCTGCGTTCCAAGAGCCGCAACACGCCGTTCACCGGCCGACAGCTCCGCGGTCGCGCGGTCTACACCATCGTCGAAGGCCGGATCGTCCACGACGCAGCCGCGGACCGCCCGTGA
- a CDS encoding DUF58 domain-containing protein translates to MIRFLRRPPAPEPESTAPATRDVLRQVRQIELRTRGLVTSIFGGEYQSVFRGQGMEFSEVREYEPGDDVRNIDWNVTARTGHPYVKKHVEERELTVLLVVDLSGSEQFGTRGRFKAELAAELAAVLALSAVRNNDRVGLLIFSDHVEHVVPPRKGRRHALRLIRDVLAFHPRGRGTDIAGALDYAARLLAHRGIIFLLSDFAVRSADDGAAAAEAARWEKTLRLVSRRHDVVGVSISDPAELDLPDVGIVALEDPETGELTWVDTGRDDVHDEFSDLLTRERSETRKLFRRLGVDEIEVRTDQPYVKPLLAFFRRRERQRGR, encoded by the coding sequence GTGATCCGTTTCCTGCGCCGCCCGCCCGCGCCCGAGCCGGAGTCGACAGCTCCCGCGACGCGCGACGTGCTGCGTCAGGTGCGGCAGATCGAGCTGCGCACGCGCGGTCTCGTGACGTCGATCTTCGGCGGCGAATATCAGAGCGTGTTCCGGGGCCAGGGCATGGAGTTCTCCGAAGTGCGCGAATACGAGCCCGGCGACGACGTGCGCAACATCGACTGGAACGTAACCGCACGTACGGGTCACCCGTACGTGAAGAAGCACGTCGAGGAGCGCGAGCTGACGGTGCTCCTCGTCGTGGACCTCTCCGGCTCGGAGCAGTTCGGCACGCGCGGTCGCTTCAAGGCGGAGCTCGCGGCAGAGCTGGCCGCGGTGCTCGCACTGTCCGCAGTGCGTAACAACGATCGTGTCGGTCTCCTCATCTTCAGCGATCATGTCGAGCATGTCGTACCGCCGCGGAAGGGGCGCCGTCACGCGCTCCGCCTCATCCGCGACGTGCTGGCGTTCCATCCGCGCGGTCGAGGTACGGACATCGCCGGCGCGCTCGATTACGCGGCGCGCCTGCTGGCCCACCGCGGCATCATCTTCCTGCTGAGCGATTTCGCCGTGCGTTCCGCCGACGACGGCGCGGCCGCCGCGGAGGCCGCACGCTGGGAGAAGACGCTCCGTCTCGTCTCCCGTCGTCACGATGTCGTGGGCGTGTCGATCTCCGATCCTGCGGAGCTCGATCTGCCGGATGTCGGCATCGTCGCGCTTGAGGACCCGGAGACGGGTGAGCTGACATGGGTGGATACGGGTCGTGACGACGTGCACGATGAGTTCTCGGATCTGCTCACGCGTGAGCGCAGTGAAACGCGCAAGCTGTTCCGACGCCTCGGCGTCGATGAGATCGAGGTACGAACGGACCAGCCGTACGTGAAGCCGCTGCTGGCATTCTTCCGCCGACGTGAGCGGCAGCGCGGACGATGA
- a CDS encoding DUF4381 family protein: MRCFGVVLLVLCAGSAAAQQPRAAVVPESITVGDVFHAAVRVELPEGFRLVAPDSLALVDDIEHAGRREVRFDTAGGVRQATLLYPLAAWRPGTYELSPVTLRITGAQRDTTLQVQLPTFEVTSVLPADTAGIEPKPAKDVLGANRLWWPILLALLIAALVAAALYAWWRRRRRAEAPIVFTPAVPPLEVALAQLTALRREGLIERGEFREFYGRLTETLRHYAAAMEPSWSTDLTTSELAVRLRADAGMQDALELTRILGAADMVKFARAVTTRDTASGDLDAARTWIERFAARLEPDAPDERRAA; encoded by the coding sequence ATGAGATGCTTCGGCGTCGTTCTGCTCGTTCTTTGTGCCGGCAGCGCCGCCGCGCAGCAGCCGCGTGCCGCCGTGGTCCCCGAGTCGATCACGGTCGGTGACGTGTTCCATGCGGCCGTGCGCGTCGAGCTGCCCGAAGGCTTCAGGCTCGTTGCACCGGATTCCCTCGCCCTGGTCGATGACATCGAGCACGCCGGCCGCCGCGAGGTCCGCTTCGATACTGCCGGCGGCGTGCGCCAGGCCACGTTGCTCTATCCGCTCGCCGCGTGGAGACCGGGGACCTACGAGCTGTCACCCGTGACCCTGCGCATCACCGGCGCTCAGCGCGACACGACACTGCAGGTGCAGCTGCCGACGTTCGAGGTCACCTCCGTCCTTCCCGCGGACACCGCCGGTATCGAGCCGAAACCGGCGAAGGACGTGCTCGGCGCCAACCGCCTCTGGTGGCCCATTCTGCTGGCGCTGCTGATCGCCGCACTGGTTGCTGCGGCGCTGTACGCGTGGTGGCGGCGTCGTCGCCGCGCCGAGGCACCGATCGTGTTCACACCCGCGGTCCCGCCGCTGGAGGTGGCGCTCGCTCAGCTCACTGCGCTGCGCCGTGAGGGCCTGATCGAACGCGGCGAGTTCAGGGAGTTCTACGGCCGGTTGACGGAGACGCTGCGGCATTATGCTGCGGCGATGGAGCCCAGCTGGAGCACGGACCTCACCACGTCCGAGCTCGCAGTCAGACTCCGGGCCGATGCCGGCATGCAGGACGCGCTCGAGCTCACACGCATTCTCGGCGCTGCCGACATGGTGAAGTTCGCGCGCGCCGTAACGACGAGGGACACCGCGAGCGGTGATCTCGACGCCGCCAGGACATGGATCGAACGGTTCGCGGCGCGGCTGGAACCCGATGCGCCCGACGAGCGGAGGGCGGCATGA
- a CDS encoding MoxR family ATPase, with amino-acid sequence MSTTPAAGRELAERIRTELRKRVVGQEAMIDRLLVGLLTGGHVLLEGVPGLAKTLTVRSLADAMSATFERIQFTPDLLPADVVGTMIYNQRTGDFTARRGPIFANILLADEINRAPPKVQAALLEAMQEHQVTLGGETFPLPKPFLVLATQNPIEQEGTYPLPEAQVDRFMLKLRVGYPPKSDEKEIMRRMAGRDPVVLERVATPEEILSARQEILGVYMDEKIEDYIVSIVHATREPADYGLSSIAPLIQYGASPRASIYLALCARAHAYLDGRGYVLPDDVKAIGPDVLRHRIITSFEAEAEEVTSDDIVARVFAAVEVP; translated from the coding sequence GTGTCGACCACGCCTGCCGCGGGACGCGAGCTGGCGGAGCGTATTCGCACGGAGCTGCGCAAGCGGGTAGTCGGACAGGAAGCGATGATCGATCGGCTGCTCGTCGGTCTGCTCACCGGCGGCCACGTGCTGCTCGAAGGCGTGCCCGGTCTGGCCAAGACGCTGACGGTCCGGTCACTCGCCGATGCCATGTCCGCGACGTTCGAGCGCATACAGTTCACGCCCGACCTGCTGCCCGCCGACGTCGTCGGCACGATGATCTACAACCAGCGGACCGGCGACTTCACCGCCCGGCGCGGTCCCATCTTCGCCAACATCCTGCTCGCCGACGAGATCAACCGCGCGCCGCCCAAGGTGCAGGCTGCGCTGCTGGAGGCGATGCAGGAGCACCAGGTGACGCTCGGTGGCGAGACGTTCCCGCTGCCGAAACCTTTCCTCGTCCTGGCAACACAGAATCCGATCGAGCAGGAGGGCACCTACCCGCTGCCGGAGGCACAGGTAGACCGCTTCATGCTCAAGCTGCGGGTCGGCTATCCGCCGAAGTCCGACGAGAAGGAGATCATGCGACGCATGGCGGGACGGGATCCTGTCGTGCTCGAGCGCGTGGCCACGCCGGAAGAGATCCTGAGCGCGCGGCAGGAGATACTGGGCGTGTACATGGATGAGAAGATCGAGGATTACATCGTCTCGATCGTGCACGCGACCCGCGAGCCGGCGGATTACGGGCTGAGCAGCATCGCGCCGCTCATACAGTACGGTGCATCCCCGCGGGCCAGCATCTACCTGGCGCTCTGTGCGCGTGCGCACGCATACCTGGATGGCCGCGGCTACGTGCTGCCCGATGATGTGAAGGCGATCGGGCCGGATGTGCTCCGGCATCGCATCATCACGAGCTTCGAGGCGGAGGCGGAGGAAGTGACGTCGGACGACATCGTGGCGCGCGTGTTCGCGGCGGTCGAGGTGCCGTGA
- the rpsT gene encoding 30S ribosomal protein S20: MANTPSAEKRIRQAHKRAENNRSHRSRVKTAIKRVMGAGDAGAAESAYREVAALLDRMASRRIIHPNKAARKKSQLARHVATLGG; this comes from the coding sequence TTGGCGAACACGCCCAGCGCAGAAAAGCGGATCCGTCAGGCGCACAAGCGCGCCGAAAACAACCGTTCGCACCGTTCGCGGGTGAAGACCGCGATCAAGAGAGTCATGGGTGCGGGTGATGCGGGTGCGGCGGAGTCGGCCTATCGCGAAGTCGCCGCGCTTCTCGACCGTATGGCAAGCCGTCGGATCATCCATCCGAACAAGGCCGCGCGGAAGAAGTCGCAGCTGGCCCGCCACGTGGCGACACTGGGCGGCTGA
- a CDS encoding pseudouridine synthase: protein MADERGIRLQKFLAQAGVASRRSSEELITGGRVSINGRIATELGVRVQPSDDVRVDGKRIRSAPSQWFALHKPRGYMSTRSDPQGRRTLYDLVPPPMRRLFYVGRLDFDSEGLVLLTNDGDTAHRLLHPRYGIDREYDVELKEQVDDAALEALRRGVQLDDGRARAHTVRRKGGRRVVLTLREGRKREVRRMFAELGYEVVRLRRVRYGPIRLGDLPVGEYRALDARELESLRRVKRAGEDRE, encoded by the coding sequence ATGGCGGACGAGCGGGGCATCCGTCTGCAGAAGTTCCTCGCGCAGGCCGGCGTCGCCTCGCGACGAAGCAGTGAGGAGCTGATCACGGGTGGCCGTGTCAGCATCAACGGCAGGATCGCGACCGAGCTCGGCGTGCGCGTGCAGCCGTCCGACGACGTGCGTGTGGACGGCAAGCGGATCCGCAGTGCTCCCTCGCAGTGGTTTGCGCTGCACAAGCCGCGCGGCTACATGAGCACGCGCAGCGATCCGCAGGGTCGTCGCACGCTCTACGACCTGGTGCCGCCGCCGATGCGGCGGCTGTTTTATGTCGGCCGCCTGGATTTCGACAGTGAGGGACTCGTCCTGCTGACGAACGATGGCGACACGGCGCACCGGCTGCTGCATCCGCGCTATGGCATCGATCGCGAATACGACGTCGAGCTGAAGGAACAGGTCGATGACGCGGCGCTCGAGGCGCTGCGGCGCGGTGTTCAGCTCGATGACGGCCGGGCACGCGCGCACACAGTGCGTCGCAAGGGCGGTCGCCGCGTGGTGCTGACGCTGCGCGAGGGGCGCAAGCGCGAAGTGCGGCGCATGTTCGCAGAGCTGGGCTATGAAGTGGTACGGTTGCGCCGGGTTCGCTATGGCCCGATCCGTCTGGGCGACCTGCCGGTAGGTGAGTACCGCGCACTCGATGCACGCGAGCTGGAATCGCTGCGGCGCGTGAAGCGGGCGGGTGAGGACAGGGAGTAA
- a CDS encoding VWA domain-containing protein — MSVGFANPWALLLLLGIPLYVWLTRREQPRSLTFSRAGLLGRVAPRSAQWLARVPGWLRALAVTALIVAIATPRTGAAVVDIDAEGIAIAVVVDISSSMLAEDLSVEDEEGRSNTRNRLAVAKETVAEFVRGRQYDRIGLVAFAGEALTQVPITIDYPVIYQALDQLSAGTGMLEDGTAIGTAIATAANRLRRAPGESRVMILMTDGENNRGDIDPLTAAQAAAAFDIRIYTIGVGSDGVAPIPIATGPFGVQYANLPVHIDEDLLREIAATSGGQYFRATNEEALDSIYGRIDQLERTDVEVRRYVNYTPHYLPLIAFAMLALITEWSLRASRFGRVP, encoded by the coding sequence ATGAGCGTAGGCTTCGCGAATCCCTGGGCGCTGCTGCTGCTGCTCGGTATCCCGCTGTATGTGTGGCTCACGCGACGTGAGCAGCCGCGCTCGCTCACGTTCTCGCGCGCCGGCCTCCTTGGCCGCGTCGCCCCGCGCAGCGCCCAATGGCTTGCGCGCGTGCCCGGCTGGCTCCGTGCACTGGCCGTCACCGCGCTCATCGTTGCGATCGCCACACCGCGCACCGGTGCGGCCGTGGTGGACATCGATGCGGAAGGTATCGCGATTGCCGTAGTCGTCGACATCTCCAGCTCGATGCTGGCCGAGGACCTCTCCGTCGAGGATGAGGAAGGCCGCAGCAACACGCGTAACCGGCTGGCGGTCGCGAAGGAGACGGTTGCAGAGTTCGTGCGGGGCAGGCAGTACGACCGGATCGGACTGGTCGCGTTCGCCGGCGAGGCACTCACCCAGGTCCCGATCACCATCGACTACCCGGTGATCTACCAGGCACTCGACCAGCTCTCCGCAGGTACGGGGATGCTGGAGGATGGAACGGCGATCGGCACGGCCATCGCAACGGCCGCCAACCGCCTGCGGCGCGCCCCGGGCGAGTCACGCGTGATGATCCTCATGACGGACGGGGAGAACAACCGCGGCGATATCGACCCGCTCACGGCCGCGCAGGCTGCGGCCGCGTTCGACATCAGAATCTACACGATCGGCGTCGGGAGCGACGGCGTCGCGCCCATTCCTATAGCGACCGGCCCGTTCGGTGTGCAGTACGCGAATCTGCCAGTGCACATCGATGAGGATCTGCTGCGCGAGATCGCGGCGACGAGCGGGGGGCAGTATTTCCGTGCCACGAACGAAGAAGCGCTCGACAGCATCTACGGCCGGATCGATCAGCTGGAGCGTACCGACGTGGAGGTGCGGCGCTATGTCAACTACACGCCGCACTACCTGCCACTGATCGCCTTCGCCATGCTCGCGCTGATCACGGAATGGTCTCTGCGCGCCAGCCGCTTCGGGAGGGTGCCATGA